Proteins co-encoded in one Accipiter gentilis chromosome 33, bAccGen1.1, whole genome shotgun sequence genomic window:
- the LOC126053318 gene encoding uncharacterized protein LOC126053318, with protein sequence MGQKLTKEKETILSTWKALLKRKGVKTPEQSLKRILIQCKVQGFTATTVTAFSVDAWQTVGWKMFDEISKGQKELCKLAIVWRLLRETLKEWKAECDAKDQQKKEEKSEYVINEKVSAQVTAAADAAISAVAGRKPLTSKIRSYPYSPPPPTPLITLPGNEGPSSPTGAAAEGVTPSAPPEEKNVAINTEPESQGRNESQGRTKSEGRKDGETQTECEGRTENESKNEAEAEKSLIDAMRSLQLADKTIPKEPLPWTLPPSTVTMAPRSPDQFWEGVRRYAADSGNWDLVERLSPCSLTPAFLKPLDNAAEAPVTFPVFKATAGTNRHYEHNPIGWRVVQDLQNKVQKFGINSPEVMQLICIISTDLLCPYDIMHLAQVLFQPVQLQVFESTWRQMARAAALHNSRLPQGDPRLGLGEDALLGEGQYSNPQLQATWPPLALEQA encoded by the coding sequence atggggcagaaattaacaaaagaaaaggagacgattttgtctacctggaaagccctgttaaaaagaaaaggggttaaaaccccagaacaaagcctgaaacggattttaatacagtgtaaggtgcaaggctttacagccacaacagttactgcattcagtgtggatgcatggcaaacagtgggctggaaaatgtttgatgagatctctaaaggacagaaagagctctgtaagttggcgattgtatggcgtctattacgtgagaccctgaaggaatggaaagcagaatgtgatgcgaaagatcagcaaaagaaagaagagaaatcagaatatgttatcaatgaaaaagtttctgctcaagtaacagctgcggccgatgctgcaatatcagcagttgcgggcagaaaacccctcacaagcaaaatcagatcatacccttattcacctcctcctcctacaccattaattactttaccgggcaatgaggggccctcctcacctactggtgcggcggcagaaggggtgactccatcagccccccccgaagagaaaaatgtggcgattaacactgagccggaaagccagggccgtaacgaaagccagggccgtaccaaaagtgagggccgaaaggatggtgagactcaaaccgaatgtgagggccgcacggaaaatgagagcaaaaatgaagctgaggcagaaaaatctctaattgacgctatgcgatccctgcaactcgcagataaaaccataccaaaagaacccctgccatggactctccctccgtccacggTAACTAtggccccgagatcccctgatcaattttgggagggagttagaagatatgctgccgactccggcaactgggatctagtagaacgcctcagcccatgctctctaacacctgcatttctaaagcctctagataacgcagcagaggctcctgttacatttcctgttttcaaagctactgcaggcacaaaccggcactatgagcacaatcccataggctggagagtagtgcaggatttgcagaataaagtacaaaaatttggaatcaattctcctgaggtaatgcaacttatttgtataattagcacagatctgctgtgtccatatgatattatgcatctagcacaagtgctgtttcagcccgtacaattgcaagtatttgaatccacctggaggcagatggcacgcgcggcggcgctgcataattcacgactgccacagggtgacccgagattaggccttggagaggatgctttgcttggtgaagggcagtatagtaaccctcagctacaggctacatggcctccgctggctctcgaacaagcatga
- the MPV17L gene encoding mpv17-like protein: MAGALLRGGVRRFPWLCNVLLYGGLFAAGDAAQQLWRRRRRGQPPDWAQTRRVALVALAFHGNFSYVWLRALERALPGRRPPAVLGKVLCDQLLGAPVAVLAFYTGMSILQRKEDIFSDCKKKFWNTYKTGLMYWPFVQLSNFILVPVYLRTAYTGLCGFVWATFICFSQQSGDGTAKSAFIWLQREKVNADEESSEK, translated from the exons ATGGCCGGGGCGCTGCTGCGCGGCGGGGTGCGCCGCTTCCCCTGGCTCTGCAACGTGCTGCTGTACGGCGGGCTCTTCGCGGCGGGCGACGCGGCCCAGCagctgtggcggcggcggcggcgggggcagccgccCGACTGGGCGCAGACGCGGCGCGTAGCGCTGGTGGCCCTCGCCTTCCACGGCAACTTCAGCTACGTCTGGCTGCGGGCGCTGGAGCGGGcgctgcccggccgccgcccgcctgCCGTCCTCGGCAAGGTGCTCTGCGACCAGCTCCTCGGCGCCCCCGTCGCCGTCCTCGCCTTCTACACGG GTATGAGCATCCTTCAGAGGAAAGAAGACATCTTTTCAGACTGTAAAAAGAAATTTTGGAACACGTATAAG acgGGACTGATGTACTGGCCTTTTGTGCAG CTTTCAAACTTCATTTTGGTCCCTGTTTACCTGCGAACAGCTTACACTGGGCTCTGTGGCTTTGTCTGGGCTACCTTCATTTGCTTTTCCCAACAGAGTGGAGATGGCACAGCAAAGTCAGCATTTATATGGCTTCAAAGAGAGAAGGTCAATGCAGATGAAGAATCATCAGAGAAATAA